A stretch of the Archangium violaceum genome encodes the following:
- a CDS encoding DUF6055 domain-containing protein, with protein sequence MNKAGSISSSLAQAALDTLENTIWKVYFGAPIYFKEPLCNLSKKTKVSIHVHSDWGLTGGAWSSTRMGMWIGTGALNDHWGLAHEFMHAVQSVSGGMTCNQSNTCGWIYESHANFMPHQLPEYRNEVHCSEMSVNAPHVYLGSTRDRYCNWQFMEFLKDKYCYSAVNEIWTSSPSNDPFSQIMKTRGWNISQMNDFFGEWAMHNVTWDYKDPPPTSGGNQGPTYRAKYGSIMSKSRSEQRLRLTQLEPLDGNYATNRRFVTPSGWAPQRWGYNIVRLYPDTGATSVTVTFRGVTQSGADSDWRWGLVATDSAITTPRYSALQRGSDGELHFCVNPGEALFLVVVGTPSVQKQIVWDQMYNTIHRYPWMVQLTNAWPEGFKSGKQDACPSGTQRHSNGGGCVVSGVPASVYVGPYAQVLGGSVSGSARIEDHAVVLSGNVSGGTVTGLSVLTNGFRVSGSAKVASTFYPLGFYEGQQSVSGTAQLLGDIEYRGVGLNKSSGTYFGFVDSGTSAASNTTDVTIAPPYTWRP encoded by the coding sequence GTGAATAAGGCGGGGTCAATCTCCAGCTCCCTGGCTCAGGCCGCGCTCGACACGCTCGAAAATACCATCTGGAAGGTCTACTTCGGGGCGCCGATCTACTTCAAGGAACCGCTCTGCAACCTGTCGAAGAAGACCAAGGTCAGCATCCACGTTCATTCCGACTGGGGTCTCACCGGCGGCGCCTGGAGCTCGACGCGGATGGGAATGTGGATCGGAACCGGCGCGCTCAATGATCACTGGGGGCTCGCGCACGAGTTCATGCATGCCGTGCAGAGCGTGAGTGGCGGCATGACGTGCAACCAGTCGAACACCTGTGGCTGGATTTACGAGAGCCACGCCAACTTCATGCCTCACCAGCTCCCCGAGTACCGCAACGAGGTGCACTGCTCGGAGATGTCCGTGAACGCGCCGCACGTCTATCTGGGGTCGACGCGCGATCGCTACTGCAACTGGCAGTTCATGGAGTTCTTGAAGGACAAGTACTGCTACAGCGCGGTCAACGAGATCTGGACGAGCAGCCCGAGCAACGATCCCTTCTCGCAAATCATGAAGACGCGCGGCTGGAACATCAGCCAGATGAACGACTTCTTCGGCGAGTGGGCGATGCACAACGTGACCTGGGATTACAAGGATCCGCCCCCGACCAGCGGCGGCAACCAGGGTCCGACCTATCGTGCGAAGTACGGCTCGATCATGAGCAAGTCGAGGTCGGAGCAGCGCCTCCGGCTGACCCAGCTCGAACCGCTGGATGGGAACTACGCGACGAATCGGCGCTTCGTGACGCCGAGCGGCTGGGCGCCGCAGCGCTGGGGCTACAACATCGTGCGGCTGTACCCGGACACGGGCGCCACGAGCGTGACCGTGACCTTCCGCGGTGTGACGCAAAGTGGCGCGGACTCCGATTGGCGTTGGGGCCTCGTCGCCACGGACAGCGCCATCACCACGCCACGCTATAGCGCCCTGCAGCGCGGCTCGGACGGCGAGCTCCATTTCTGCGTCAATCCCGGCGAAGCGCTCTTCCTGGTCGTGGTTGGAACGCCCTCCGTGCAGAAGCAGATCGTCTGGGATCAGATGTACAACACCATCCATCGCTATCCGTGGATGGTTCAGCTCACGAATGCCTGGCCCGAGGGGTTCAAGAGTGGCAAGCAAGACGCCTGTCCTTCGGGAACGCAGCGTCACTCGAACGGCGGCGGCTGCGTTGTCAGCGGCGTTCCGGCGAGCGTGTACGTCGGCCCCTACGCGCAGGTGCTCGGCGGGAGCGTGAGCGGCTCGGCGCGCATCGAGGATCACGCGGTGGTCCTGTCGGGCAACGTCTCCGGTGGCACCGTCACCGGCCTTTCGGTGCTGACGAACGGCTTCCGCGTGAGTGGCTCGGCCAAGGTCGCCTCCACCTTCTATCCGCTCGGCTTCTACGAAGGCCAGCAGTCGGTGTCGGGCACGGCGCAGCTCCTCGGTGACATCGAATACCGGGGCGTGGGCTTGAACAAGTCGAGCGGCACCTACTTCGGTTTCGTCGATTCTGGCACCTCGGCCGCCTCGAACACGACGGACGTCACGATCGCGCCGCCCTACACTTGGCGGCCGTAG
- a CDS encoding transposase → MGEILNDFGLEFNGSVKLEARAERLTSEAGAVLLREVDERLGLTRWLGEMLTDTRDEKRITHSLRELVRTDLLLLGQGWRDHDDADALRRDAALRLAVSDSKSSVPLRGKEGGAEGLASQPTLSRLTAMLAREENRKVLHEALVWQTGRRLRRSSPRARSSSR, encoded by the coding sequence ATGGGTGAAATCCTCAACGACTTCGGGCTGGAGTTCAACGGCTCCGTGAAGCTGGAGGCGAGGGCGGAGCGGTTGACGTCGGAGGCAGGTGCGGTGCTGCTGAGGGAGGTGGACGAGCGGTTGGGGCTGACGCGCTGGCTGGGGGAGATGTTGACGGACACGCGAGACGAGAAGCGGATAACCCACTCGCTGAGGGAGTTGGTGCGCACGGACCTTCTGCTGTTGGGGCAAGGGTGGAGAGACCACGACGACGCGGACGCGCTCAGGAGGGACGCGGCGTTGAGGTTGGCGGTGTCGGACAGCAAGAGCAGCGTGCCGCTGAGGGGGAAAGAGGGGGGAGCGGAGGGGTTGGCCTCACAGCCCACCTTGTCGCGGCTGACGGCCATGTTGGCGCGAGAGGAAAACCGGAAGGTGCTGCACGAGGCGCTGGTGTGGCAGACGGGGCGGAGGCTGAGGCGCAGCAGCCCAAGGGCCAGAAGCTCAAGCAGGTGA
- a CDS encoding transposase, with protein sequence MADGAEAEAQQPKGQKLKQVTVDVDGLPVEVHGHQEGSAYNGHYGVRMYHPIVASLAETGDLLDVRLREGNVHSANGALEFIDELLGRVEKEVCEVAAVRFDAGFPEEKLLAKLEERGTPYVARVRNTSVLQREAALPRFMNSGVPQGSRAPTCTNGSTRRRAGAVRGAWCW encoded by the coding sequence GTGGCAGACGGGGCGGAGGCTGAGGCGCAGCAGCCCAAGGGCCAGAAGCTCAAGCAGGTGACGGTGGACGTGGACGGGTTGCCGGTGGAGGTGCATGGGCACCAGGAGGGCAGCGCGTACAACGGGCACTACGGAGTACGCATGTACCACCCGATTGTCGCCAGTCTGGCCGAGACGGGAGACCTGCTGGACGTGAGGTTGCGCGAGGGAAACGTGCACAGCGCCAATGGAGCGCTGGAATTCATCGACGAGTTGCTGGGGCGAGTGGAGAAGGAGGTGTGTGAGGTGGCGGCGGTGCGCTTCGACGCGGGCTTTCCCGAGGAGAAGCTGCTGGCGAAGCTGGAGGAGCGAGGCACGCCCTACGTGGCGCGCGTGCGCAACACCAGCGTGTTGCAGCGGGAGGCGGCGCTGCCGCGCTTCATGAATTCGGGAGTGCCGCAGGGGAGCCGGGCACCCACCTGTACGAATGGGAGTACCAGGCGCAGGGCTGGAGCCGTGCGCGGCGCGTGGTGTTGGTAG